In one Helicoverpa zea isolate HzStark_Cry1AcR chromosome 5, ilHelZeax1.1, whole genome shotgun sequence genomic region, the following are encoded:
- the LOC124630170 gene encoding uncharacterized protein LOC124630170, which yields MRYATLYYCIIIRHFVILNRPQLRPVIQISDLNRIMMMRNQFKSQMSERKQLSNLSTRSKPIHGFGTPLPPVFSYDQSTTHSAKEHFFSPGQSYQSKIVDSEIELQRSLPIVSTFQPKPILRQAEDMEVYQQMYSINNRRPIKELPDILKTNNNNPSGLPQDIVNEPNNPNGQPQGIVNEPNNPNEQPKDIQPKDIVNEPNNPNEQPQDIVTEPTDPTTQPQGIVNEPTDPTTQPQENSTSPGETKPTKKMAMTVDVTSSTHPPYPDGIKPDSIEYSGDYPMCDERAICHKYVWTSKQPKTLRRHFKTVKSFIV from the exons aTGCGGTACGCGACACTCTACTACTGTATAATCATCAGGCATTTCGTGATTTTAAACAGACCTCAATTACGCCCCGTGATACAAATTTCGGACTTGAATaggataatgatgatgagaAATCAGTTTAAATCACAAATGTCTGAAAGAAAACAATTGAGTAACCTTTCAACGAGGTCAAAGCCTATTCATGGTTTTGGTACCCCCCTGCCTCCAGTATTCAGCTATGATCAATCAACCACTCATTCAGCTAAAGAACATTTTTTCAGTCCAGGACAATCATATCAGAGTAAAATTGTGGACAGTGAGATAGAACTTCAGCGTTCCCTTCCAATAGTTTCAACCTTTCAGCCAAAACCAATTTTACGTCAGGCCGAAGACATGGAAGTGTATCAACAGATGTATTCGATAAACAATCGAAGACCAATAAAAGAGCTACCTGACATTCTCAAAACCAACAACAACAACCCCAGCGGGCTACCACAAGACATTGTCAATGAACCCAACAACCCCAACGGGCAACCACAAGGCATTGTCAATGAACCCAACAACCCCAACGAGCAACCAAAAGATATT CAACCAAAAGATATTGTCAATGAACCCAACAACCCCAACGAGCAACCACAAGATATTGTCACTGAACCCACCGACCCCACCACGCAACCACAAGGCATTGTCAATGAACCCACCGACCCCACCACACAACCACAAGAAAACTCGACTAGCCCAGGGGAGACAAAACCAACGAAAAAGATGGCAATGACTGTTGATGTTACTTCGAGTACCCATCCGCCGTACCCTGACGGCATAAAACCTGACTCTATAGAATATTCTGGTGACTACCCAATGTGCGATGAACGCGCAATCTGTCACAAGTATGTTTGGACATCCAAGCAGCCCAAGACTTTGAGACGACATTTCAAAACGGTGAAATCTTTTATAGTGTGA